In Betaproteobacteria bacterium, the genomic window GTATGCGAACGCCGGGGATAGCTGCTGGCCTTTCGGCAACCCCCTGTACGCCTCGGGTGCCCTGTCGTGCGATCACTTCGGTGTCGGCACCTATGCCAACCCGGCCAAGACGACCTACAGCTGGCTCGTCGATCCCGAGAACGACGGCACCCTGGCCGCCATCAACGCCGGCCTCCCCCCCGTGAACTTCTTCTACGCGCCCGTGGGCGGCGGAGGGGAAGTGCGAGAGGCCCCCGAGATCGTCGTGGCCGAGATCGAGGCCGAGAAGGACGACAACGAGGTCTTCGGCGAAGCCTACTGGGTCAAGACCTTCGCGAAACACGTGGACCACAACGTCGGCATCGACGACCTGATGAAGGGCAACGACGTGGTGCCTGACGACGACGAGGTCGAGGTGGAATGGGAGCTCTTCCAGGCCGGTGACGAACAAGGCGGCGGCGGCGGCGAAGGCGGCAATGGCCGCAAGCGGCACGAACTGCAGCTCAACCCGGAAGACGCCGCACTGGTGCTCCGGTACGAGTTCTACAGGTACCAGGGCGCATTCAAGGCCGACGGCGAAGCCGACTGCAGCGGCAAGAATCGGGGGGGTGGCGGCGGCGGGCCCGGCCCGGACGACTGCGGCGGGCTGGGCGAGTACGTCGGCGCGCAGATGGCCGGGTTCAATGCGATACAGCCTCCCGGCGCCGTGGTACAGGTCGTTCAGGTTCCGGAACCGGGCACCTACGCGATGCTGGCCGCCGGCCTGGGTCTCCTCGGGCTCGCTCGCTCCCGCCGCAGCAATACCTGACAGTCCCCGCACGTTCGCCGGAGTCTTGCTGGCTCCCGGATTCCGGCGAACGGGTAGAGCGGGATGCGCGATCCCCTATCGCGCATCCCGCGTTTTCCACGGGCTGGGCCGCAAGGCCTAGCCCGTCTTTTCGAAGTCGATGCGTTCGTCCACGGGCAACCCCTGCAGGAACCGGCGCAGGCAGTCCAACCCCATTTCGGCAGCGCCCAGCCGGATCCAGTCCCGGCCCCCCAGCAACCGCGCACGTCGCGAGACCACGCGATCCGCCGTGGCGATGGCCAGACAGATGGTGCCGCCGAATTCGATGCGGTCGGCACCTTCGTCCAGTTCGACCAGCACCGCCAGCGCGTGAGTCGCCTGCCCTTCCACGCGCACGGCGTGAGCGACGGCCTCCGCATCGCTGACCGTCAAGGCGTGACCCGCGGGCGGTGGTGGAAACCCCACGACCGTCATCGCCTCGGCGGGCGACGGGGCGACCGTACCGCGTGCGATCACGCCGCCCGCCCCCGCGAGCGGCACCAGCCTCGCCGCGATCGCTCCGCCGGTGAAGGTCTCCAGGATCGCCAGCCGTGCGGTCTGATGCTTCAGCCGCTCGAGAACCACCGTCTCGAGCTTGCCGTCGTCTTCGGCCAGGATGAAATTGCCCAGCCGCTTGCGCACTTCGGCTTCCACCGGCGCGAGCTTCGCGTCGATCTCCTCGCGCGTCGCTCCCCTCATCAGGAGCTTGGTCTCCAGTTGCGGATAGTGCGCGCGGAAGCCCAGCTTGAGGGAGCCGTCGGGTACCATGGCTTCGAGGTCCGCGAGCATGGCGTCCACGCGCGACTCGCCCAGGCCGTAGGAGTGGAACCGCTTGAGGAAGCTCGCGGTGGGCCGGCCGGCACGGGCCAGCAGACGCGGGACGATCTGCTCGTCCAGCATGCGATGCAGTTCGCGCGGCACGCCCGGCGTGAAATAGAAGCGCGCGCGGCCGATGTCCACCGCGAATCCGCAGGCCGTGCCGATGGGGTTGTCCAGGCGTTCGCTGCCGGACGGCAGCATCGCCTGTTTGCGGTTGTTGGGGGGCATCACCCGCGCGCGGCGGCGGAAGTAATCCTCCATCCGCACGAACCAGTCCTCGTCGAAGACCAGTTCCACGCCCGCGGCCCGGGCGGCGATTTCCTGCGACAGATCGTCGACCGTCGGGCCCAGTCCGCCGTTGACGATCACCGCGTCCGCGCGCATCGATGCGCGCTGGAAGGCATCGAGCAGCGTCTCGCGGTCGTCCCCGACCGTCGTGCCCCAGCGGACTTCGAAACCGGCGTCGCCGAGCTTCTGGCTGATGTGGCTGAAATTGGTGTTCACGGTGGCGCCGGTCAGGACTTCGTCACCGGTGCAGATGATCTCGATTCGCATGGACAGGAACCTGGTGCGGTTGACTCGGGGATCGCGGAAGACGCGACCCTCCCGGCGGCGGACGCTAACACCGAAGGGGGCGTGCCGTCATTCCAGTTGCACGCCCGCCTGCCGGGCGATGGCGCACAGGCGCGCAACCTCGCGCTGGACCCATTGGCCGAGTTCGTCCGGCGTCGAGTGCACAGGCTCGCTGCCGAACGTGGCCAGGAACTGCCTGAGCGATGCGTCTTCGGTCGCCTTGGCGATGCCCTGCGCCAGCTTGTCGACCACGGGGCGGGCGTGCCCCGGGGGGCGAAGAACGCCCCCCAGGACACGACTTCGAGGTCGGGGCGCCCGGCTTCGGCGAACGTGGGGGTGTCCGGCAGTCCCGGTATCCGGGCCTTGGACGTCACCGCCAGCGCGCGCAGCTTGCCCGACTGGATGTGCGGCATGGCCACGAGCGGAAAAGCGAACATGACCGGGAGCTGTCCCCCCACCACGTCGGTGATTGCCGGCGCCTCGCCCTTGTAAGGGACGGGCCGCAGCCGTGCGCCGGTGGCCCGCGCGAGTCGCTCCATCTCCAGATGCTGCAGGGTGCTGAGCCCGGGCGAGGCGTAAGGCATTCCCTCGGACTCCGACTGGCTGCGGCTGACGAGCTCGGCGAGCGACTTGATCGGCGTCCCGCTGTTCACCACCAGCACCATGGCGCCGCGGGATCGCAGGGAAATCGGCTGGAAGTCCTTCTGGACATCCACCTTCATCTTCGGAAACACGCAGGGGTTGATGCCGTGGGTGGCGATGTCGCCGGAAAGGAGGGTGTAACCGTCGGGCGGCGCGTGCGCGACCAGTTCGGTGGCGAGTTGTCCGCTCGCGCCAGGACGATTCTCGATGACGAAGCGGGCCCCGAGCGTCTTCTCCATCACCGCCACGAGCCGGCGTGTGCCGCTGTCGGAGACGCCACCCGCCGGCCAGGGCACGACGATGCGTATGGGACGCGACGGATACCCATCGTCCGCATGGCACGCCACGGGAACGACGACACCCGCAGCACCTGTCAGCAGCATCAGGGCGCCGAGGATGGCCGACGCGGTCCGACGCTTGGGCGCAGTGCCCGGAATCTGGACATTCACCTGATGGTTCTCCCCCTCCGTCAGCGGCCGGTCATCGCCGCCGCTTTCCGATTCAGTCCTTCAACGCCTCCGGCATCCAGTGCCGCGATTTCCGGTCGGCACGGAAGAAGCACTTGCCATGGCGCGCCAGCGCCTCGCCATCGATGTCGAAACCCAGCCCTGGCGCTGTCGGCGGCGTCAGCACACCGCGCTCGTGGGTCCACGGTCGCGCGAGCACGACGTCGCGCGCCTCGACCGTCCAGCCCGGCGGGCTCAGCGGGTACTCGAAGGGGCATTCGTTGGCGAACCCGGATCCGAGGAGGATCTGCAGATTCACGGCGAAGCCCAGACCGTTGCTCCAGGTGTGCGGGGTGAAGCCGAGACCGTGCTGGCGGCACAGCGCGGCCACCTCCATGGTCTCGGCGATGCCGCCCGTCCACATGGCGTCAGGCTGGAAGATCCGGTAGCAGCGCTTCTCGATCATGTGGCGCAGCTCGGGCAAGCCCGCCGTGTGCAGTTCGCCGCCGGACACGGGCACACGTGCGGAATACGCTGTGAGCGCCGCCATGTCGTCGAACCACTCCATGAAGAGCGGCTCCTCGATCCACGCCACGCCGACGTCCGCACAGGCGTCCGCAAAGCGCTTCGCACGCGCCAGATCCCACACGGGCCCCGGCGCGTTCTGCGTGAGCCGGAACGCCTGATTGCAGTCCACGGCGATCTTCATGCGCCCTTCCATGGCCCTCGCCGTTTCCTGCACCTGCCGAATGTCCACCGCTTCGTCGAAATCGTGCACACGGATCTTGAGGGTCCGGAAGCCCTCCTCGTAGCGCGCCCACGCCTCGTCGATGCGCGCGGCCGGATCCTTCACTTCGCCGGAAGAGGCGTACAGCGTGACCGGCACCGCCTTTCCACCGAGCAGCTCGTACACCGGCTTGCCCGCGAGCTTTCCCTTGATGTCCCAGAACGCCGGTTCGAGCCAGCCATTGCGCACGCCCAGCACGCCCATGATGTGGATGCATTCGCGCACGCGGCCGATATCCGTGGGGTCGGCTCCGAGGAAAAGATTGGCGACGGCATCGCCGATTCCCGCGCGTTCGCGGCCGCCGGCGGAGAACGCGCTCCAGCCTTCGATGCCGTCATCGGTGACGAACTGCGCAAGGTAGAACAGCGTGCTGCGGCGAGGCGGCCCGGGCACCCATGCAGGGGAGAAAGGCGCCGGCAACGGCCCGTTGACGAAATGAAGCGCAATGCGGTCTATGACCGGCATCGTGTCGACTCCTGCATGGCAGACATGTCCCTGCGTCGGGTCCGGCCCATCCGGTTTCGAACGCGCGGCCGCTGATATGTCAGCCGTCGACAAGCGGGGGATGTGGTGTAGTCTACCGCGCCGACAGAACACTTTTCCGAGGAGAACCGGTGGCTTCGACCCCCTTCGATTACACGGCGCTGCTGCGTGCCGACCTGCCCCCGGCGGCTGCCCGCTGGAACGGACTGCCACGCCATCACTTCGTGGGCGGCAACAACGACGAAGCCAGCGTGCCCGTGGACGATCTCGTGGCGGCGGCGGAACGGGTGCTGAGGCGCGACGGCCATGCGCTCGCGCTCTACGGATTGAAGAGCGGGCCTCTGGGATACCGGCCCCTGCGCGAGTTCATCGCCGCGAAGCTGCAACGCGAGGCCGCCATTGCCGTCTCGCCCGACGACATCCTCATCACGTCCGGATCGCTGCAGGGGCTCGACCTGGTCAATGCCGTGCTGCTCGCGCCGGGCGATACCGCGATCGTCGAGGAGATGACCTACGGTGGCGCCATCTCCCGCCTCAAGCGCCTCGGCGTGAACGTCGTGGGAGTCCCGGTCGACAAGGACGGCCTGAGCGCCGAAGCGCTGTCGCAGACGCTCGCGGAGCTTGCGGCAAAGGGCGTCCGTCCGAAGTACATCTACACCATTCCCACGGTCCAGAACCCGACGGCCACGGTGATGAGCGAAGGCCGCCGCAAGGAGATCATCGCGCTCTCGCGCCAGTACGGCGTGCCCATCTTCGAGGACGAGTGCTATTCGGATCTCGTGTGGGAAGGCCGCCGCCCGGCGGCCATGCGCGCCATGACCGACGACGGCAGCGTGATCCACATCGGCTCGTTCTCGAAGTCCATCGCGCCCGCGCTGCGGGTGGGCTACATCGTCGCGGACTGGCCGGTGATGAGCCGCATCCTCGCGGTCAAGACAGACGCGGGTTCCGGGGCGCTGGAGCAGATGGTGCTCGCCGAGTTCTGCCCGAAGCACTTCGACACGCACGTGCAGACGCTGCGCTCGGTGCTCAAGGGCAAGCTGGACGTGATGGTGGAATCGGTCCGCAGTCAGTTCGGCGAGACCGCCGACATCGAATTCGACTATCCGGCGGGAGGCATCTTCCTGTGGCTGAGGATGCCGGACAGCGTGGACACGTCGCGGCTCGAACAGATCGCCCTGCGCGCCGGCGTGGCGATCAATCCGGGGGCGGAGTGGATGACCGATGCCGTGGGCGGACGCAAGCGGCTGCGCCTGTGTTTCGCGCATCCCACGCACGAGGTGATCCGCGAAGGCGTCGGCATGCTCGCGGAGATCTGCCGCCGCGAGTTCGGCGTGCCGCCGGTACCGGCCGGTGCGCATCGCTGACGCCGTACTTTCCGCCCGAATCGCTCCGGAGCCCCCATGCACGCCCCCTTCACCGCCGCAAGCCGTCTCGTTTCAGCCCTTCGCACGACCGCCCTGGGCCTGTGCGTCGCGATCGCTTCCTTCGTGCACGTGACGTCCGCCGCCGCACAGGAACTGCCGGATGTGATCCGTGTCGTCGTACCGCTCGCAGCCGGCAGCAGTCTCGATTCGCGCGCCCGGATGATCGCGGATGTCCTGGGAAAACGCCTGCAGCGGCGCGTGCTGGTGGAGAACAGGCCCGGCGCCGGCGGATCGGTGGGCACGCTCTATGTCGCCCGGGCGAAGCCGGACGGCGCCACGCTGCTGTTCGTCAACAGCAGCCACGTCATCAACCCGCACATCTATCCCAACGCGGGCTACGACGCGCTCAAGGATTTCGTGCTGGTCTCGCCCGGTTACGACTCGGGCCTGGTCATCGTCGCCCATCCGGACATGAAAGTCGGGAGCGTGAAGGACCTGGTCGCGGCAGGCAAGGCGGCGCGCGAAGCCTTCTCCTTCGCCTCCAGCGGCACGGGCGGACTGCCGCACATCGCGATGGAGATGTTCACCGAGGCGGCCGGACTCGACATGGTCCACGTGCCCTACCGGGGAGACGGTCAGGCCATGACCGACGTGCTTCCGGGACGCGTGCCTCTCGTGGCGAGCGGCTACCCCGCCGCGGTGCCGCACGTGAAGGCCGGAAAGTTGCGCGCGCTTGCCGTGACGAGCAGCAAGCGCACCGGCATCCTGCCCGACGTTCCCACGGTCGCCGAAGCCGGCTATCCCGCCGCCACCCTCGATGTCTGGACCGCCTTCTTCGCTCCCGCGAAGACGTCCCCTGCCCTCGTGGAGCGCTACGGCAAGGAACTGCGCGCGGCCCTGGGCAACCCCGCCTTGCAGGAGCAGTTCACGGCGACCGGTGCGCAAGCGATGACCATGACCAACGCGGAGTTGACGGTGTTCATGGGCAAGGAATTCGAACGCTACGGGCGGATCGTGCGCAAGCTGGGGTTGAAGCCGGAGTAGCGGCGAGAACAAGACGCCGGCCCCGGCAGGAGCGGCCGCAGGTCACCGGCGCGCGCCCGAAGCCAGGCTCAACGCGACCGCAGCCTCCTCACCTCTTCGAGAAGATCCGCCACGAACGCCGCGAGTTCGGGCGAGGCGTCGAAATGGCGTTCGAGGAGCAGCAGATCGCGCGCACGGCGCAGTTCCCGCGCCGAGAAGCGCCACTCCGGGCGGTCCAGAGCAAGGGGCAGCAGACCCTCGCCGACGCGCTCGACGATCCACTCGCGTTCGATGGCGCAGACCGCCGCGAACTGATCCAGCGTGAGACAGGCTTCCTCCAGGAGGTCGGCCAGCAGGATGTCTTCTTGTCGCATGTCGTCGTCCCTCACGCCCGCGGATCGAAGGCCAACTCGCGGGCCATGGTCTCGTACAGTTCGCGCGCCTTGGGCGTGGTGGCCGAAGGCAGCACCACCTGCAGTTCCAGCAGCAGATCGCCAGGTGGCTCGCCGGGAATGCCCTTGCCGCGCACGCGCAGTTGCTTGCCGCTCTGCGCGCCTCCAGGAATGCGCACCTTCAGCGATCCGCCATCCGGCAGACCGACGGCCACGACACCGCCCAGCGCGGCTTCCCACGGCGCGACCCGCAGGTGCCGGTGGACATCGCGTTCCACCACCCGGAAATCAGGGTGCGGACGGAACTGAACCTCGAGGTAGAGATCTCCGGCGCGGCCGCCGCCGAACCCGGGATTGCCCTGCCCGGAGAGGCGGATCATCTGTCCCGGCTTCACGCCCTTGGGAATCTGCACGTTCAGCGTCCGGGTCTCCAGCACCATCCGGCCCCGGTCATCCAGCTTGGGCACGCGCAGCGAGATCTGCCGTGCTCCGCCCCGGTAGGCATCCTCCAGGTCGAGCATCACTGAGGCGTGATGGTCTTCCCCTCGGTCGGGCGCGGCACGCCGCCCGCCTCTGTGCTCGCGGGCTCCCGTGCGGGCGAAAAGTTCGGAGAAGAAATCGCTGAAATCGCCGGCACCCATCCCGCCCATGCCATCGAAACCCCGCCCGCTGAACTCGAACCCGCTGCCCCAGTCGGGCGGCGGCTGGAAATCCTGACCGGCACGGTAGTTGGAGCCGAGCCGGTCGTAGGCCGCCCGCTTCTCGGGATCGGAGAGCACCGTGTAGGCCTCGTTGACTTCCTTCATCCGGGCCTCGGCGTTCTTTTCCTTCGAGACGTCCGGGTGGTATTTGCGGGCGAGCTTGCGGAAGGCCTTCTTGATGTCGTCGGCCGTCGCGTCGCGGGCCACGCCCAGCGTCTCGTAGTAGTCCTTGAAGTCCACGCACCCCTCCTTCGCCAAGCCGGTACGCGCAAGCGTTCGCCGCGCCCGTCACGGTGGATGTTCAACTCTCTCTCAGATGGTGCCGGCCAGGGTCGGCGTCAAGGGCCGGCATCCGCCGGGTCGCATGGCCGGGCGACCCGTCCGGGCTATTGAAACCGGAAGCGGGCGACCCGATCTTCGGCGTCGAGCGCAAGGACAGACACCCCATGCGCTTCCCCGTTCAACGGACATTGGAGAAATGGCCATGTATCGATCCCTGTTTCCCCGCGATGTCTTCGCCGAACTGGATCGCCTGCAGCGCGGTCTGCAGCAGGCGTTCGACGACACGCCCAGCATCCGCGGCGTCGGCCGTGGCGGTTATCCCGCGCTCAACGTGGGCGGCACTCCCCAGGCGGTGGAGATCTACGCCTTCGCCCCGGGCCTCGACCCGGCGTCGGTGGACATCAACCTCGAGCGCGGCGTGCTCACTGTCTCAGGCACACGGCAGGAATCGCTCCCCGCGTCCGACGAGAAGACAACGCTGCACGTGGGCGAGCGCTTCTCAGGCAAGTTCCGCCGCGTGGTGAGCCTGCCTGACGACATCGATCCCGAAGGCGTCACGGCCGCCTACCGCGATGGCGTGTTGCGCATCACCGCGCGCCGCCGTGAATCGGCGCAGCCGCGCCGCATCGACATCCAGTGACCTGGAGGACACCATGACACAGACCCCGACTCAACAACGCAATGCGCGCGACGACGTCGCCCTGCTCCCGCCGGTCGACGTGATCGAGGACGCAGCCGGCATCACCCTCTTTGCCGATCTTCCCGGCGTCCCGCGCGACAAGCTCAATCTCAACGTGGAAGCGGATACGCTCACCATCGAAGGCGAGATCGCGGTGGAACTGCCTCAGGCCATGTCGGCCAGCCATGTCGAAGTCGGCTATCCGCGCTATCGACGCGCGTTCACGCTGAGCCGCGAACTGGACCCCTCCGGCATTTCCGCGGAACTGAAGGATGGCGTGCTCAAGCTGCGGATTCCCAAGGCCCCGCACGCGCAACCGCGACGCATCGAAGTCACGGCAGCGTAACTTCCTCTGCCTCAGGCAAAAGACAAGACCTGACCCCGATTCTGACCCCAACGAATCGGGGTCAGGTCTTGTCTTTTGCCCCCTTCAGTCGAGTGACGCGCCGGATTCCTTGACGATCCTGGCCCAGCGGGGCAGTTCGTCCCGGATCGATGCCGCCAGCTGCGCTGCGGTTCCGAAGCGTGCCTCGCAACCTTGCGCGGCGAGCTTCTCCTTTACATCCTGAGCGTCCAACACCTGTTGAAGCGCTGCGCCCAGACGCGTCACGATGCCCTTGGGCGTTCCGGCAGGCGCCAGGACGCCATACCACGGCGTCGAACCGAATCCCTTGAGCGTCTCGCCGATGGTCGGCACATCCGGCAGCGCCGCTAGACGCGAAACGTTGACGACCCCCAGCACTTTCAGCTTTCCCGTCTGGATGAAACTCAGCGATGCCGGGACGCTGACGACCGCGAGCGGGATCTGACCTGCGACGACGTCCGTCACCGCTGCGGCGGCCCCCTTGTACGGCACGTGGACGAGATCGATGCCCGCGGCCTTCTGCAGCATTTCTCCGATGAGGTGATTGAGCGTTCCGTGTCCGACAGACGCGTAGTTCAGCGTGCCGGGGGCCGCGCGAGCCGCTGTGATGAGCTCGTTGATGGATGACGGCCCGAACGAGCGATTCGCGACCAGCAGGTACCCGGCAGTGGCCACGGTCCCCACCGGCTCGAAGTCCTTGACCGGATCGAAGCCGGTGGACCGATACAGTGCCGGATTGATGACCAGCATGCTGTTCGCGGTGAGCAGCAGTGTGTGCCCGTCGGGCCGGGCATGCGCCACGTGCGCCGTGCCGATGTTCCCGCCGGCTCCGGGCCGGTTTTCCACGACGACGGACTTGCCGAGAACTGCGGCGAGCTTCTGCGCGACGATGCGGCCGATGGTGTCGTTCGCTCCGCCGGCAGCCTGGGGCACGATCATGGTAACCGTCCGCGATGGGTAGACGGTGTCTTGCGCGCAGGCAATCGTGGGTAACAGCAGCAGCGACAGGACGGCGGCAAGTCTTCCGAACTTCACGGGGTCACCTCCGGCAGCACACAGGGGCGTCTATGATGACGGAGAACAGGCAGCCGATGAGCGCTCCCGCCCGCAGTCGCGAGACGGTCCCGCACCGGGCGCCCGGCCCCTTCCCCCTTCCGCGCAACCGCAGCGCGGGTCGAACCACGAGGAGAACGACACGATGACCGGCAATACCATGGCCGCGCTGGAGGCGCGCGATTTCTCGATCGCTTCGCTGGCGCTCGGCCGCCGCCCGATTCCGGAAGCCCGGCGCGGCGAGATCCTGATCCACCTGAAGGCCGCCAGCCTCAATTACCGCGACCTTGCCATCCTGGTCCAGAAGTACCTGCCGAACCTCCCGCTGCCCTACGTGCCCGCGTCCGACGCCTGCGGAGAAGTCGTGGCGGTCGGCCCGGAAGTCACCCGCTTCAAGGTGGGCGACCGCGTGATGCCCATCTATACGCAGACCTGGTACGACGGTTACCCGACGCCCGAGATGCGCACCCAGCGTACGCTCGGCGGTCCGCTGTCCGGCGTGCTGCAGGAGTACATCGCCGTGCCAGCCGAGGATGCCGTGAGCGTTCCCGCCCACCTGACGGATGCGGAAGCCGCCACGCTGCCCATCGCCGCGCTCACGGCGTGGTCGACGTTGCAGGAAGGAGGCGTCAAGCCGGGCGCCTCGGTGCTGGTCCAGGGCACGGGCGGTGTCGCGATCTTCGCGCTGCAGTTCGCCAGGCTGGCCGGCGCCCGGGTCATCGCGCTCTCGTCGAGCGACGAGAAGCTGGCACGCGTGCGCGACCTGGGCGCGGAAACCGGCATCAACTACCGCACGAACCCCGACTGGCATCTGGCCGTCAAGGAAGCCACGGGCGGGCGCGGAGTCGACATCGTCGTGGAAACGGCGGGCGGCACCCTGGAGAAATCGCTGGCCTCGCTCGCGTTCGGGGGCTTCGTGGGAGTCGTGGGTTTCGTGGCCGGATACCGGGCCGACATCCCGCTGCGCGCCGTCCTGGGGCCGATGATCCGCATCCAGGGGATCGCGGTGGGATCGCGTGCCCGCTTCGAAGCGATGAACCGCGCCATCGCCGCGCACGGTCTGCGGCCGGTGGTGGATTCCCGCTTTCCGCTGGCGCGCGGCGCGGAGGCCTTCCAGCACCTTCAGGACGGCAAGCACTTCGGCAAGGTGGTGATCGACCTCTGAGCGGGTGCCGGCCGCAGCCCGGTGCCACGGCCGGCAGCGGACCCGTGCCGCGATTCCCGCCACCCCGGACGGGAGCAATCCCGGTCCCGCGGGTCCCCCGTCGTCTCGCACTCCGTTAACATTCGCGGTTTTCCACCCTGGGCGAACCGGCCCCGGGGCGTGTTTTCCGTGCAGCCTCCGGCCGCGAGAACGACCCGCCTCCGGCCCCCGATCCGGCCGGGATTCACGGACACACCGGAGCAGCAGCCATGCGTCCCCTGGACGGAATCACTGTCGTCGCGCTCGAGCACGTCATCGCGGCCCCTTTCTGCACCCGCCAGCTCGCCGAACTGGGCGCGCGCATCATCAAGATCGAGCGGCCCGAAGTCGGTGACCCCGCCCGCGGCTACGACACGCGCGTGAAGGGCATGGCCTCGCACTTCGTGTGGACCAACCGCTCGAAGGAAAGCCTCACGCTGGACCTCAAGCATCCAGAAGCTTCGGTCATCATCCACAAGCTCCTCGCGAACGCGGACGTGCTGATCCAGAACCTGGCCCCGGGCGCGGCAGACCGGATGGGTTACGGCTACGACGCGCTCAAGGACAAGTACCCCCGCCTCATCGTCTGCGACGTGTCCGGGTACGGTGCCGACGGCCCCTATCGCGACAAGAAGGCTTACGACCTGCTCATCCAGAGCGAATCGGGACTCCTCTCCGTGACCGGCACACCCGACCAGCCGGCAAAGGCGGGCTGTTCCATCGTCGACATCTCCGCGGGCATGTACGCCTATACGAACATCCTCGCCGCCATCATCCAGCGCGGCCGCACGGGCAAGGGCTGCCGCATCGACATCTCGATGCTGGAGTCCATGACCGAGTGGATGAGCTTTCCCCTCTACTACGCCTACGACGGGGCCCCGCCGCCACCGCGCGCAGGTGCATCGCACGCGACGATCTATCCCTACGGCCCCTTCCCCGCCGGCGACGGGAAGTCCGTGATGCTGGGCCTTCAGAACGAGCGCGAGTGGG contains:
- a CDS encoding tripartite tricarboxylate transporter substrate binding protein; translation: MHAPFTAASRLVSALRTTALGLCVAIASFVHVTSAAAQELPDVIRVVVPLAAGSSLDSRARMIADVLGKRLQRRVLVENRPGAGGSVGTLYVARAKPDGATLLFVNSSHVINPHIYPNAGYDALKDFVLVSPGYDSGLVIVAHPDMKVGSVKDLVAAGKAAREAFSFASSGTGGLPHIAMEMFTEAAGLDMVHVPYRGDGQAMTDVLPGRVPLVASGYPAAVPHVKAGKLRALAVTSSKRTGILPDVPTVAEAGYPAATLDVWTAFFAPAKTSPALVERYGKELRAALGNPALQEQFTATGAQAMTMTNAELTVFMGKEFERYGRIVRKLGLKPE
- a CDS encoding tripartite tricarboxylate transporter substrate binding protein; its protein translation is MIVPQAAGGANDTIGRIVAQKLAAVLGKSVVVENRPGAGGNIGTAHVAHARPDGHTLLLTANSMLVINPALYRSTGFDPVKDFEPVGTVATAGYLLVANRSFGPSSINELITAARAAPGTLNYASVGHGTLNHLIGEMLQKAAGIDLVHVPYKGAAAAVTDVVAGQIPLAVVSVPASLSFIQTGKLKVLGVVNVSRLAALPDVPTIGETLKGFGSTPWYGVLAPAGTPKGIVTRLGAALQQVLDAQDVKEKLAAQGCEARFGTAAQLAASIRDELPRWARIVKESGASLD
- a CDS encoding DnaJ domain-containing protein; translation: MDFKDYYETLGVARDATADDIKKAFRKLARKYHPDVSKEKNAEARMKEVNEAYTVLSDPEKRAAYDRLGSNYRAGQDFQPPPDWGSGFEFSGRGFDGMGGMGAGDFSDFFSELFARTGAREHRGGRRAAPDRGEDHHASVMLDLEDAYRGGARQISLRVPKLDDRGRMVLETRTLNVQIPKGVKPGQMIRLSGQGNPGFGGGRAGDLYLEVQFRPHPDFRVVERDVHRHLRVAPWEAALGGVVAVGLPDGGSLKVRIPGGAQSGKQLRVRGKGIPGEPPGDLLLELQVVLPSATTPKARELYETMARELAFDPRA
- a CDS encoding PLP-dependent aminotransferase family protein yields the protein MASTPFDYTALLRADLPPAAARWNGLPRHHFVGGNNDEASVPVDDLVAAAERVLRRDGHALALYGLKSGPLGYRPLREFIAAKLQREAAIAVSPDDILITSGSLQGLDLVNAVLLAPGDTAIVEEMTYGGAISRLKRLGVNVVGVPVDKDGLSAEALSQTLAELAAKGVRPKYIYTIPTVQNPTATVMSEGRRKEIIALSRQYGVPIFEDECYSDLVWEGRRPAAMRAMTDDGSVIHIGSFSKSIAPALRVGYIVADWPVMSRILAVKTDAGSGALEQMVLAEFCPKHFDTHVQTLRSVLKGKLDVMVESVRSQFGETADIEFDYPAGGIFLWLRMPDSVDTSRLEQIALRAGVAINPGAEWMTDAVGGRKRLRLCFAHPTHEVIREGVGMLAEICRREFGVPPVPAGAHR
- a CDS encoding MerR family transcriptional regulator, which produces MRQEDILLADLLEEACLTLDQFAAVCAIEREWIVERVGEGLLPLALDRPEWRFSARELRRARDLLLLERHFDASPELAAFVADLLEEVRRLRSR
- a CDS encoding mandelate racemase/muconate lactonizing enzyme family protein, with product MPVIDRIALHFVNGPLPAPFSPAWVPGPPRRSTLFYLAQFVTDDGIEGWSAFSAGGRERAGIGDAVANLFLGADPTDIGRVRECIHIMGVLGVRNGWLEPAFWDIKGKLAGKPVYELLGGKAVPVTLYASSGEVKDPAARIDEAWARYEEGFRTLKIRVHDFDEAVDIRQVQETARAMEGRMKIAVDCNQAFRLTQNAPGPVWDLARAKRFADACADVGVAWIEEPLFMEWFDDMAALTAYSARVPVSGGELHTAGLPELRHMIEKRCYRIFQPDAMWTGGIAETMEVAALCRQHGLGFTPHTWSNGLGFAVNLQILLGSGFANECPFEYPLSPPGWTVEARDVVLARPWTHERGVLTPPTAPGLGFDIDGEALARHGKCFFRADRKSRHWMPEALKD
- a CDS encoding Hsp20/alpha crystallin family protein; this translates as MTQTPTQQRNARDDVALLPPVDVIEDAAGITLFADLPGVPRDKLNLNVEADTLTIEGEIAVELPQAMSASHVEVGYPRYRRAFTLSRELDPSGISAELKDGVLKLRIPKAPHAQPRRIEVTAA
- a CDS encoding Hsp20/alpha crystallin family protein → MYRSLFPRDVFAELDRLQRGLQQAFDDTPSIRGVGRGGYPALNVGGTPQAVEIYAFAPGLDPASVDINLERGVLTVSGTRQESLPASDEKTTLHVGERFSGKFRRVVSLPDDIDPEGVTAAYRDGVLRITARRRESAQPRRIDIQ
- a CDS encoding PEP-CTERM sorting domain-containing protein; its protein translation is MKGNDVVPDDDEVEVEWELFQAGDEQGGGGGEGGNGRKRHELQLNPEDAALVLRYEFYRYQGAFKADGEADCSGKNRGGGGGGPGPDDCGGLGEYVGAQMAGFNAIQPPGAVVQVVQVPEPGTYAMLAAGLGLLGLARSRRSNT
- a CDS encoding CinA family nicotinamide mononucleotide deamidase-related protein — translated: MRIEIICTGDEVLTGATVNTNFSHISQKLGDAGFEVRWGTTVGDDRETLLDAFQRASMRADAVIVNGGLGPTVDDLSQEIAARAAGVELVFDEDWFVRMEDYFRRRARVMPPNNRKQAMLPSGSERLDNPIGTACGFAVDIGRARFYFTPGVPRELHRMLDEQIVPRLLARAGRPTASFLKRFHSYGLGESRVDAMLADLEAMVPDGSLKLGFRAHYPQLETKLLMRGATREEIDAKLAPVEAEVRKRLGNFILAEDDGKLETVVLERLKHQTARLAILETFTGGAIAARLVPLAGAGGVIARGTVAPSPAEAMTVVGFPPPPAGHALTVSDAEAVAHAVRVEGQATHALAVLVELDEGADRIEFGGTICLAIATADRVVSRRARLLGGRDWIRLGAAEMGLDCLRRFLQGLPVDERIDFEKTG